One window of the Streptomyces sp. ITFR-21 genome contains the following:
- a CDS encoding PLP-dependent aminotransferase family protein — translation MNDDSSAAVVADSLRKELNRFPAGARLPSSRTLVERFGVSPVTVSRALAALAAEGLVVTRPGAGTYRAAEDAGRPRTVDTSWQQVALTAEDPDAAPRVVDAAGVLATLAPPPPGVIAFTGGYLHPTLQPERALGAALARAARRPGAWERPPVEGLTALRAWFGREAGVGPAQVLITAGGQAALTTALRALAPPGGAVLVESPTYPGALAVARAAGLRPVPVPVDAEGVRPDLLADAFAASGARVFFCQPLFQNPTGAVLAAGRRRQVLDIARAAGAFVVEDDFARRLGHGGPLPSPLIADDPYGTVVHVASLTKPTSPSLRVGALIARGPVVERLRAIQVVDSFFVPRPLQEATLELVGAPAWPRHLRAVAAALRERREAMLAALRHRSPALVPAAAPAGGHHLWLRLPDGADETALAAGALRAGVALAPGRPYFPAESPAPFVRVTFADTSGPEEITEGVRRLALALAGESVGRLG, via the coding sequence ATGAACGACGATAGCAGTGCGGCCGTCGTTGCCGATTCGCTGCGCAAGGAGCTGAACCGCTTCCCTGCGGGGGCGCGGCTGCCGTCGAGCCGCACCCTCGTCGAGCGCTTCGGGGTCAGCCCGGTGACGGTCTCCCGGGCGCTGGCCGCACTCGCCGCCGAGGGACTGGTCGTCACCCGGCCGGGCGCCGGCACCTACCGGGCGGCCGAGGACGCGGGCCGGCCGCGTACCGTCGACACCTCCTGGCAGCAGGTCGCGCTCACCGCCGAGGACCCCGACGCGGCCCCCCGGGTGGTGGACGCCGCCGGGGTGCTGGCGACGCTGGCCCCGCCGCCGCCCGGCGTCATCGCCTTCACCGGCGGCTACCTGCACCCCACCCTCCAACCCGAGCGGGCGCTCGGCGCGGCCCTGGCGCGGGCCGCCCGCCGGCCCGGGGCGTGGGAGCGGCCCCCTGTCGAGGGCCTGACCGCGCTGCGCGCCTGGTTCGGCCGGGAGGCCGGCGTCGGGCCCGCCCAGGTGCTGATCACCGCGGGCGGCCAGGCGGCGCTCACCACCGCGCTGCGGGCGCTGGCCCCTCCCGGCGGGGCCGTCCTGGTCGAGTCGCCCACCTACCCGGGGGCGCTCGCGGTCGCCCGCGCCGCCGGACTGCGGCCGGTGCCCGTGCCGGTCGACGCCGAAGGGGTACGCCCCGACCTGCTCGCCGACGCCTTCGCCGCCAGCGGCGCCCGGGTCTTCTTCTGCCAGCCGCTGTTCCAGAACCCGACCGGCGCGGTGCTCGCCGCGGGGCGCCGCCGCCAGGTGCTCGACATCGCCCGCGCGGCCGGCGCCTTCGTGGTCGAGGACGACTTCGCCCGCCGGCTCGGCCACGGCGGGCCGCTGCCGTCGCCGCTGATCGCCGACGACCCGTACGGCACGGTGGTGCACGTCGCCTCCCTCACCAAGCCCACCTCGCCGAGCCTGCGGGTCGGCGCCCTGATCGCCCGCGGGCCGGTGGTCGAGCGGCTGCGCGCCATCCAGGTGGTGGACAGCTTCTTCGTGCCGAGGCCGCTCCAGGAGGCGACCCTCGAACTCGTCGGCGCGCCCGCCTGGCCGCGGCATCTGCGCGCGGTCGCCGCGGCCCTGCGGGAGCGCCGGGAGGCCATGCTGGCCGCGCTGCGCCACCGGTCGCCCGCGCTCGTCCCCGCCGCGGCCCCGGCCGGCGGCCACCACCTGTGGCTGCGGCTGCCCGACGGCGCCGACGAGACCGCTCTGGCGGCGGGCGCGCTGCGGGCCGGGGTGGCGCTGGCCCCGGGACGCCCGTACTTCCCCGCCGAGTCGCCGGCCCCCTTCGTCCGCGTCACCTTCGCCGACACCTCGGGGCCCGAGGAGATCACCGAGGGGGTCCGCCGGCTCGCGCTCGCCCTGGCTGGCGAGAGTGTCGGACGGCTCGGTTAA
- a CDS encoding GNAT family N-acetyltransferase, translating into MDTAQLTFRAAAPEDAPALVALIESAYRGDSSRAGWTTEASLLGGRRTDEEGVLAVIAKPGGRLIAVESGGELVACCQLEHRGEHAYFGMFAVRPALQGAGLGKAVIAEAEQMARDEWKVAEMHMTVISVREELIAWYVRRGYARTGRMSAFPYGDERFGLPVRDDLEFELLTKKLT; encoded by the coding sequence ATGGACACCGCCCAGCTCACCTTCCGCGCCGCCGCTCCCGAGGACGCCCCGGCTCTCGTCGCGCTGATCGAGTCCGCCTACCGCGGGGACTCCAGCCGGGCCGGCTGGACCACGGAGGCAAGCCTCCTGGGCGGCCGCAGGACCGACGAGGAGGGCGTGCTCGCCGTCATCGCCAAGCCCGGCGGCCGGCTGATCGCGGTGGAGAGCGGCGGCGAACTGGTCGCCTGCTGCCAGCTCGAACACCGCGGGGAGCACGCCTACTTCGGCATGTTCGCGGTGCGGCCCGCCCTGCAGGGCGCGGGCCTGGGCAAGGCCGTCATCGCCGAGGCCGAGCAGATGGCCCGCGACGAGTGGAAGGTCGCCGAGATGCACATGACGGTGATTTCGGTCCGCGAGGAACTGATCGCCTGGTACGTCCGCCGCGGCTACGCCCGCACCGGGCGGATGAGTGCCTTCCCGTACGGGGACGAGCGGTTCGGGCTGCCGGTCCGCGACGACCTGGAGTTCGAGCTGCTCACCAAGAAGCTCACCTGA
- a CDS encoding amino acid ABC transporter permease, giving the protein MTVRDEPEAPAADGYRPSARRIERERHRRARTRRAFGVAAVSTSVTAGVLYAVIVNSPGWQRTRETFFDPHYFRAAFPDVMQGLWLNVRLLAVCGAVVLVAGLLTALLRTLRGPVFFPLRALATAYVDFFRGLPLIICILISVFGIPALRLSGVTNDPVLLGGFALCLTYTAYVAEVFRAGIESVHPSQRAAARSLGLSNAQAMRYVVLPQAVRRVVPPLLNDLVSLQKDTGLVSIGGAVDAVYAAQIIASQKFNYTPYMLAGLIFVAITIPMTRFTDWVSARMNRRQSQAGAV; this is encoded by the coding sequence GTGACCGTCAGGGACGAGCCCGAGGCGCCCGCGGCCGACGGCTACCGGCCGTCGGCGCGGCGGATCGAGCGCGAGCGGCACCGCCGCGCCCGGACCCGCCGCGCGTTCGGCGTGGCCGCGGTCAGCACGTCGGTGACCGCGGGCGTGCTCTACGCCGTGATCGTGAACTCGCCCGGCTGGCAGCGCACCCGGGAGACCTTCTTCGACCCGCACTACTTCCGGGCCGCCTTCCCCGACGTCATGCAGGGCCTGTGGCTGAACGTGCGGCTGCTGGCGGTGTGCGGGGCCGTCGTGCTGGTCGCCGGGCTGCTGACAGCGCTGCTGCGGACGCTGCGCGGGCCGGTGTTCTTCCCGCTGCGCGCGCTGGCCACCGCGTACGTGGACTTCTTCCGCGGGCTGCCGCTGATCATCTGCATCCTGATCTCCGTCTTCGGCATCCCCGCGCTGCGGCTGAGCGGGGTCACCAACGACCCCGTCCTGCTCGGCGGCTTCGCGCTGTGCCTGACCTACACCGCCTATGTGGCCGAGGTGTTCAGGGCGGGCATCGAGAGCGTGCACCCGAGCCAGCGCGCCGCGGCCCGTTCGCTGGGCCTGAGCAACGCGCAGGCGATGCGCTACGTGGTGCTGCCGCAGGCGGTACGCCGGGTGGTTCCGCCGCTGCTCAACGACCTGGTGTCGCTGCAGAAGGACACCGGGCTGGTGTCGATCGGCGGCGCCGTGGACGCGGTCTACGCGGCGCAGATCATCGCCAGCCAGAAGTTCAACTACACGCCGTACATGCTGGCGGGGCTGATCTTCGTCGCGATCACCATCCCTATGACGCGGTTCACCGACTGGGTGTCGGCGCGCATGAACCGGCGGCAGTCCCAGGCGGGCGCGGTATGA
- a CDS encoding amino acid ABC transporter ATP-binding protein, with translation MSADERAADPRAANRPAREASPGPGGKPVLRLDAVRKAYGSTVVLADVDLEVPAHSVTALIGASGSGKSTLLRCVNLLEDVDDGAVFLDGEEITDPRADQDAVRRRIGVVFQAYNLFPHMTVLDNITLAPRRVHRTPRAAAEREARELLSRLGLADRAEEYPDRLSGGQQQRVALLRAVATRPRLLLLDEITAALDPELVGEVLAVVRDLKEQGMTMVIATHEMAFAREVADQVCFLDGGVILERGTPAEVFGAPARERTREFLRRITESGRL, from the coding sequence ATGAGTGCGGACGAGCGGGCCGCGGACCCGCGGGCGGCAAACCGGCCGGCGCGGGAGGCGTCCCCGGGGCCCGGCGGCAAGCCGGTGCTGCGGCTCGACGCGGTCCGCAAGGCGTACGGCTCCACGGTGGTGCTGGCGGACGTCGACCTGGAGGTGCCCGCGCACAGCGTCACCGCGCTCATCGGCGCATCCGGCTCCGGCAAGTCGACGCTGCTGCGCTGTGTGAACCTGCTGGAGGACGTCGACGACGGGGCGGTCTTCCTCGACGGCGAGGAGATCACCGACCCGCGCGCCGACCAGGACGCGGTACGGCGCCGGATCGGCGTGGTCTTCCAGGCGTACAACCTCTTCCCGCACATGACGGTGCTGGACAACATCACGCTCGCGCCGCGCCGGGTGCACCGCACTCCGCGGGCGGCGGCCGAGCGGGAGGCCCGCGAGCTGCTGTCCCGGCTGGGACTCGCCGACCGGGCCGAGGAGTACCCGGACCGGCTCAGCGGCGGTCAGCAGCAACGGGTGGCGCTGCTGCGGGCGGTGGCCACCCGGCCGCGTCTGCTGCTGCTGGACGAGATCACCGCGGCGCTCGACCCCGAGCTGGTCGGCGAGGTGCTGGCGGTGGTGCGGGACCTCAAGGAGCAGGGCATGACGATGGTGATCGCCACCCATGAAATGGCGTTCGCCCGCGAGGTCGCCGACCAGGTGTGCTTCCTGGACGGCGGGGTGATCCTGGAGCGCGGCACCCCCGCCGAGGTCTTCGGGGCGCCCGCGCGGGAGCGCACCAGGGAGTTCCTGCGGCGGATCACCGAGTCGGGGCGGCTCTGA